From Planktothrix serta PCC 8927:
AGTTCTGGTTTATGATCCCAATAATAAGCTAAAGCAGAAAGAATTTGGCTCATGGTTAAATAGCGATGATTGAGGTGCAATTCTGCTGGACTCCAACTATAAGCAATTTGAGTTTCAACTAATTCAACGACTTTCATCGTAGTTCCCGCTATGATAGGAACATTATCCTGATTTAGCTCTACATATTTATACTCGGTTTTTGTAAGTGTCATATTTTCTGCTTTGTTGATTGGCTTTTAAATAGAATGTCTATTTTCTAGTATACTTCGCCAAATTCTGTAATGTTATAATGTTTAAGTAAATTATTAAAGTTGTGATCGCACATCAATTCATTTTAAAATTTAGAAACCCCTATTGCCATACACCTCGTTATATCACTAAATCCTGTAGGTGTTATAATGTTAGTGTATACGCCTCAAGCAGCTAATTCTATGATTGTAACTGACTTATTACCACTGCTTCAAAGTTTATCTCGCGCTGACAAGTTACTGGCGATTGAGTTTTTGACATCGGAATTAGCGAAAGAAGAAACTCTTTCTCCGCTGAAAGATGGACAAACTTACGAAATTTGGTCACCTTATGATGCTTTTGAAGCGGCTCATATACTTGGAAAAATGTTAGATAAAGACAAGGAAAGTCAAGATGCTTAATTCCGAAGCAAAATCGCTCAAATTAGCCCTCTAGGGTAAAATTTAGCTATTCCCTATTCCCTATTAAATTGAGGTTGAGGAATAAATTTTTGATTTTGATCAATAGAATAATCTGTAGCGGAATTCATCAGTTGATCTACTGTTGTATTGGGTTCTGAAACTGCCCTATCGAGAGTTGAAGATTGATTAATGATTGAGAGTGTGACCTGAGTTTTTTCAACAGCTTTAGCCAAAGGTTCTAATTCTTCAGACATCGATTTTTGACGTTCTAAACGTTGAGTTGAGTTGAATAATCTCCCCAAACCATTAATTAAATTTTTGAGGTTATTTTGTAATTGTTCATCTCCGGTTAATTGATTAATATCTTCACTAATTTCTTGAAGGGTTTGCAGGGTATTTCGGGTAGAACTTAAAGTTTCTTGAATTAGGATTAAATTTTCAGGATCACTGACTCCTTTTGATAAATCTCGGAGGTTAGCCGATGCTGCTTCTGCATTCACTGAGGCGGCTTCCAAATTTTCAATAATATTAGCCTGTTCTAACTTAGTCATTACAGGAGTTAAAGTTCCGACTAAAACACTCAATTCTTTAGTCGTTTGATTGATATTTTCTAAAGTAGAAACTAAACTAGAGCGATTATTCGCTAATAACCCACTAAATTGATTACTAAGAGCGCTAATTTGATTCGCCGCACGACTGACAGAATTTGCAGAATCAACAGTAGCTTGAGCGACTTCTTTTGTGTCTCTTTGAACAAAAGTTGAAAGATTAGTCATTTCTGAAGTCAAAACATTAACTCCTTGACTGACCGATTGATTTAACCCCCCTATTCCCGTACCTACAGACGCATTTAATTCTTCAATTTCTGACTGAGTAACGGCTAAAAAGCTGGAGATTTTTCCACTCAATTTTATAGCTTCTTGAGCCGCATTAGAACTGCTCTTAGCTGCGCTATTCAAATTAGCATATAATTGAGGATCGCCATAGATTTCCGCAAAGTTGTATAAACTTGAAATTAGTTTCATCACATCAATTCCCAATTCTCCAGAAACGCGAGTATTATTACACAGAATTGTTTCAGGACAATCTGGACTTAGCGGATCGGCATCGGCTATTTTTTGAGAAATATTTCCTTTAGGAATAATATCAACATATCCTTCATTTAATAACCCAATCTGGTTAGATTGAATAATCACATTGCGAGGAATAATAAAACTGCTGGGGGAAATTTCTAACGTCACATCGACAGAATTTAAGGTGGCTTTAAGTTGGGTAACTCGACCGATTTTAACCCCTCGATATCGCACGGGAGTTCCGATTTGTAATGCAGAAGCATCAGGAAATTCTGCAATTAGATTGTAACTGCGCGTTCCTAAACTAATATTTTTGAGCCATAAAATTACGGCTCCCAGCAAACCTAATCCTAACAGAATTAATAAACCAACAGAACCTTCTCGAATGGCGCGCGATCGCATATTTTTCCCCTCTTGAAATCAGGATGAACTTAAAACCTGATTAATAACAAATTTCACCTTAACTTAACTGTACAACAACTTGATTATCTAAAAGCATTCTATTTGTCAATAAGTCTTCAACTGTTATGCGTAAAAATCGTTTTTCATCCACTTGGAATAAAACTTTAATCCGATCGCTTCCGGGGTTTCCTAGGGGAGTTAATTGAGCAATGGTTCGACCTCCTTGGGTATCATTCAATGATTGTACAATTTGACGTTGATCTAAACGACGAGTAATTAAGCGATCGCCATCAAAATAAACCTCTGTTCCTCCCGTTTCGTCTCCCAATTCTCCTAAAATTAATTCAATACTCGGTTGATTGTCTATTGATGCACCCAACACTAATTCTACAGGTGTTGTCATCGGGTAGGGTTGACCTGATTTGATAATCGGATGCCAATTGTGGCAATTATCTCGACGATTCCAATACCGCACCCCATAACTATGATATAAAAAATCTTCTATTTTTGTCCCTTGACTCAGTTGTAAAGCACCGTGAGAAATCGCCTCAAAAGGTTTTTCACAGCGAATCTTATCCGGTTTAAAATATTGCTGAATCCACGTTTGTACAGCCGGAATTTGAGCACTTCCCCCCACTAACAATACAGCATTAATATCAGACACTTCTATTCCCTGACGACGAGCTTGTTGAAATACTTTCCCGATAGAATCATCTAACATTTCAAAAAATTGAGCCCCTGTGAGAATCGTTTCAAACTCCTCTCTTGTTAAGGCTAATTCATAACTGTCTAAAGTTTGATCATCAAAATAAACTTCAGTGGCTTGACTGTGTAAAGATAATTGAATTTTTAATCGTTCCGCTAAACGAGTGGTTAAAGGCGTTTTCGGTAAACCTTGGGTTTGAGTAAAATAATCCACCAACCAATTATCAATATCTGAACCGCCTAAATTTTGTCCGGCTTTGGCTAAAACTCTGGCTGTTTTTACCCTCTGTCCTGATGATTCTGCAAAGGATTTTTGACCCCATTTTAAAATAAACCCTAACGGCTTTTTATTAGCACTTCCTTCTAAACGAACTAAGGAGAGATCTAAGGTTCCTCCTCCTAAATCAATCACTAATAAAAGTTCTTGATCCGCCTGTCCATATCCTAAAGCCGCCGCCGTGGGTTCATCTAACAGTTGTACCTGTTCCACATCAAGAGACTGAGAGACTTTTCCTAACCAATGGCGATAGGATTCAAAACTATCAACGGGAACGGTAAAAACCAAAGCATCAACGGTCATGGGAATTTGACGAATTGCGTCCACAATTCCAGTTAAAAACAATTCCCCAACTCGTTCAAAGCTAATTGTTTGACTATCAATTTCAGGTAAAAATCCCTGAATATTGCTACCAATTCCCCGTTTAAAATTTTTGAAAAACCGAGAATCATTACTAATATCATATCCTCCATCCCGCACTTGTTGACCTAATAAAATATCTCCTTGATTGGCATCTTTGAGATAAACTAAACTAGGAATTAAGGGCGGATTTTGGCTAGAAATTTGAGATAAATTAGGCAATTTTAAAGTTTCCGCTTGTTGTGTGACGGGATTCCAACGAGAAATAACCGTATTACTGGTTCCAAAATCAATTGCAATGGTCATTGTTCTGAATACTTTTAATTAAAAGAATTAAGGGTTTGCTTCTTTTTCTAAGGTTAAGGTAACAGGGCCATCATTTTCAATTAAAACTTGCATCATGGCTCCAAATTTCCCCGTTTCGACTTTTAAACCACTCAAACGCAATTGTTCAATAAACCTTTGATAGAGGTTTTGAGCCTGGTCTGGAGGCGCTGAACGATCAAAAGACGGACGCCTACCTTTTCGACAGTCTCCATAGAGCGTAAATTGACTGATAACTAATAATTCACCTCCGATTTCTTGGACGGATTTTTCCCATTTTCCCGTATTCGTTTCGGGGTCAGGAAATAATCGTAATTCTAAACATTTTCGAGCCATCCAGTTTAGTTCGATTTCGGTATCAGTTTCAGCAATTCCTACTAATAAGTTAAGTCCGCGTTTAATTTGACCAATAATTTCACCATTGACCCTGACTTCAGACGCATTTACCCGTTGAATTATCACCCGCATATCAATAATCAGTTATCAGTTATCAGTTAACAGTTATCAGTTTGTAGGAGCGGGGTTTCTCCCATTGGTGTTAACTTTAGCCTCCGAAGCCCTGAACTAAAGTTCGGGCTAAGAGCTAAAGTCATCTAAAGATGACTCAATACAAGTTTTTCTTAACCCGTTTTAACGGGTTTAAGCTTTTAGCCTGAAATTGATTTCAAGGCTTTTTGCTAATGGGTAACCCCGCCCCCTAACCGTCAACAGTCAACAGTCAACAGTCAACTATTAACCTATTTTCCAAACCCTTTCCCTCGGCTTGTGGAGGGTAGACATAAACAATTGTTGATTTGAAAATTTAAGGTTTCATGATCTAAACCTTGACCAATTAAAACTAATTGGTTTTTGGGTTCACCTTTCCACTCATCACCATCAATAGAAAACCGTTTTCCGCTTAAGTGAAAAATATGACGTTTGGGACTTTCATCAAACCATAAAATTCCTTTAGCGCGAAATACACTCGCCGGGAGTTGATTATCTAAAAAGTATTGAAATTTTCTTAAAGAAAGGGGTTGATCACTTTGGAAAGAAAGGGAGGTAAAGCCATCATTTTCTAAGTGGTTAGAATGATGATGATGAGCATGGTCATGGTCGTGATTATGGTGATGATGATGTTCATGATGATGTTCATGATCAGGGTCGTGATCGCACTGTTCATCACAAACATGATCTTGATGTTCATGGTCGTGTTCATGGTCATGATCATCGTCATGGGAATCAGATTCAGGATTAAAATATTTATCCGATTCAAATAATCCTACACTCAAAACTAAGGGGAGAGGAACTTGAGAGTTATGAGTGCGTAAAATTCGGGAATCTTTTTTCATATCCCGAATTCTGATCTCTAATAAATCGACATCCGCTTCATCGACTAGATCGGTTTTATTTAAAACAATAATATCCCCGTAGATAATCTGACTATTAGCGGCTTCACTGTTGAATAAATCCAAACTAAAATTCGCACAATCCACTAACGTTACAATAGAATCTAAACGAGTCATGTCCCGTAATTCTGTGCTTAAAAAGGTTAGCGCAACGGGAAGCGGATCAGCGAGTCCGGTGGTTTCTACCACCATATAATCCACTTTTTCAGAACGTTCTAAAACTTTATAAACCGCATTCACTAAATCTTCATTAATGGTGCAACAAACGCAACCATTACTTAACTCAACCATTGTATTATTTTCATCGGTATTGATAATCAATTCATTATCAATCCCAATTTCACCAAACTCATTCACCAGGACGGCGGTTTTAATTCCCTGCTGATTGGATAAAATATGATTTAGGAGGGTGGTTTTCCCACTCCCTAAGAACCCTGTAATAATGGTGACAGGCATTCCTCGCTTGGGGTCATCCATTGTTAATTCTGTGTTAGGTGTCACGGCTGATTGCATAGGGGTACTACCAAAAACGTCAAAAACTCAAACTGATAATTTTTAGTGTATCGTATTCTTTCCCAGATGACAATTTCAGAATTAAAGATTGTGGAATAAAACCTTTAATAATTGCTCAACGATAATTTTCCAAGTAAATTTTTGGGCGACAAAATTAGGCCCAATTTTTTGTAAGGTTTGATAAAGATTTCCTTTTTCGATCACTGTTTCCATTAACTCTAATAAATGATCTTGATCGGGTTCTAAAAAGAATCGAGTTTCACCTGTTTTTAACGTGATTTCTTCAAAGGTACTTCTAATTTTATAGACTAATGTTTCATTTGTAAAATCATCTGTTGGCCCTCCATCGGTACAAATTACCGGAACCCCGGTGGCGATCGCTTCTAATACGGGAAGATTAAATCCTTCGGCGGAATAGGGAGACACATAAGCATCGGCGGCTTGATAAAGTTGTGCCATTTCTAAGGAGGATAAATTGTTACCAATATAACGCAGTCGGGAAGAAACTCGTTGAATTTCGGCATCATTTAAGCTGTCTTTTGTAGCTTTTTTGAGATAATCTTTAGACGGAAAAATAGCATCTCTTCCTTTTAAAACTAATCGAGCTTCGGGGTATTTTTCGGTAAGGCGAGCAAAGGCTTTTAAAATCCGATCAATTCCTTGACGTTCATTCCACATTACCCCAATATTTAGGAAAATAAAACAATCATTCCAGCCAAATAATTGACGAAGTTCCTGTCGTTTTTCTTCTGATGTCGGGTGATAAATCTGAGGATCAACTCCTAAAGGAATAACCACCACTCGTTCAGGAACAGCACCACTGCGAATAAATCCTTCCCTCGACCAATGGGAAGAAGTAATAATTAAAGTATCAGAATTGCGATGTGCTTCTCTAAAACAGTCAATTTTCATCCCATTTAAAATAGATCGAGGCACAATTCCCCATTCTGTACAGCCAAAAATTGCTGTTTTTTTACTCGCAGAAGCCGTTAAATTAAAGGGACAATAAATTCGCAGGGTAACATCTGTTTTTTGACCCGTTTCAAGAACCGGAATTCTATCGAGTAAATCCTGTGCTTCTACATTTAATAATTGTTTGCTGGGTTTCCAGTCGGAGGTAACATAAGGAATATCTTGATGAAATACTTGTAAGGCTGGATATTTTAGCATTTCTAACAGTTGATAACTGTTAATAAAGGAATAGGAATGGGGAATATCTCGCCATCCTTCCACCAAAATACTATGGGGAGAAGATAAAGAAAGGGGAATATTATTGATCGGAGTTCCCCAGGATATCGGGGTTTCTTTTTGGCTAATTTCTAATATTTTATCAACGGTATGTTTCCAGGTATAACGTTCAGCTATCCATTCGGGAGCGATTTTTTTAGCTTGTTCTCGCCATTGAGAATTTTCTATCACTTCTTGCATTAATTCTACCAGATGTTCCCAACTGGGATGGATAAAAAATCGGCTTTGATTTTGAATAATTCGGGTTTTAAATTGACTGTTGATTTTTAAGCTAAACTGTTCATTTATAATTTCTGCTGTCGCGCCTCCAGAACTACAAATAATCGGTAATCCTGATGCGGCTGCTTCCAATACTGATAAATTAAAAGCCGTAGCAACATCCGCAGCTAAATAAGCATCAGAAATTTGATATAATTGAGCTAGGGCGGTACACGATAAGGGTTGATTCAAATAAGCAATTTTAGGCTTAATATCAGCGACTTGTTCCTCGGTTAATACTTCTTGAATAGCATGGGTTAACCACTGATCCGAGTTCTGAAATAAGGCTGATCCTTTTAACACTAATCGAGCTTGGGGATAGCGTGCTGCTATCTGAGTAAAAGCCCTTAAAATCGGTTTAATTCCATCTTGATCCTGTAAACTTCCGACATGAAAAAAGATAAAATAATCGTCCCATCCCCATTTTTTTCTTAATCCTATTCGTTCCGTTTCATTCAGGGGATGATAAATTGTTGGATCAACACCCCAAGGAATAACAATCACCTGTTGAGGATTTAAACCACTTCTGATTAAGCCTTCCCGTGACCATTCGGAAGGAGTAATTACAGTTACATCGGAATTTAAGCTCTGATTTTTTAAGTGAAATAACGGTTTAAGGGGTAAGGATGAGTTAATTAAAATTCCCCAAGGTGCAGTAGCATAGACTAGGGTTTTTTGACTGCGAGACGATTGAAAATTAAACGGTTGATAGACTCTGAGAGTAACATCAACAGCCGGGTTAATCGCTTGAGGAATGTGTTGTAAATGGGTTTCTAATTCCTGATTCAATAATCCAGTAAAAGGTTGCCATTCGGGTTTCAAACCCGGAATATCTTCATGGGTTAATTCTAAGGGCGATCGCTTCAACATTTCCAAGAGTTGAAATTGATTCGTGATACTATAGGAATGGGGAAAAGAACGCCAGCCTTCAACATGAATTCGCATACAGAACCTTCTAGCCAGATACAAACCGTTAGGATATTTTAAACCATCTTATTGATTAATTCTAAAATAAATCAAAACATGAGAAATAGTTAATAATAAATTAATGAAGAACTCCTCTTGACCAATGTTCCGGTAATGATTACACTAAAAAAGCAGGTGGATAGAATAAAACGGGGTCTTTGATAGGTCTCCATCCCTTAGACTAATCTTATAGCCAACCCATGAAATCTGAACGACGTATTTCATTTTCCCTCTCTAGTCTGCTTCTGATTGTAGCATCTGTCTTCCTGCTTGTCCTGCTCTGGCAACTTCGAGGTTTAATCGTTTTATTAATGATTTCTGTTGTTTTAGCTGCTTCTATTGTCCCCATTGTCAATTGGGCAGAAAAAAAACAGGTTCCTCGATGGTTAGCCGTTGTTTTAGTTTATCTCACCTTAATCGCAGGATTAACGGGATTTGGATTAGTGATTGGGCCTGCTGTTGTCGATCAAATCACCTTATTAGTTCGTCAATCTCCGATTTTTGCCGAACAAATTATGAGAATAACAACGGATTTGGCGGGTCGATTAGGAGAAGATACCTCCTCCTTCATTGAACAACTAATTGATCCTCAATCTTTAACCAATTGGGTGATCCGTTCCAGCCAACAATTAATTTTACGTTCCTACGGAATTACTAGAGGAATTTTAGGC
This genomic window contains:
- a CDS encoding DUF433 domain-containing protein, producing MTLTKTEYKYVELNQDNVPIIAGTTMKVVELVETQIAYSWSPAELHLNHRYLTMSQILSALAYYWDHKPELDAEIKRREEYVKQAELEAGESPFAARLRAQGLLK
- a CDS encoding MlaD family protein, which gives rise to MRSRAIREGSVGLLILLGLGLLGAVILWLKNISLGTRSYNLIAEFPDASALQIGTPVRYRGVKIGRVTQLKATLNSVDVTLEISPSSFIIPRNVIIQSNQIGLLNEGYVDIIPKGNISQKIADADPLSPDCPETILCNNTRVSGELGIDVMKLISSLYNFAEIYGDPQLYANLNSAAKSSSNAAQEAIKLSGKISSFLAVTQSEIEELNASVGTGIGGLNQSVSQGVNVLTSEMTNLSTFVQRDTKEVAQATVDSANSVSRAANQISALSNQFSGLLANNRSSLVSTLENINQTTKELSVLVGTLTPVMTKLEQANIIENLEAASVNAEAASANLRDLSKGVSDPENLILIQETLSSTRNTLQTLQEISEDINQLTGDEQLQNNLKNLINGLGRLFNSTQRLERQKSMSEELEPLAKAVEKTQVTLSIINQSSTLDRAVSEPNTTVDQLMNSATDYSIDQNQKFIPQPQFNRE
- a CDS encoding Hsp70 family protein gives rise to the protein MTIAIDFGTSNTVISRWNPVTQQAETLKLPNLSQISSQNPPLIPSLVYLKDANQGDILLGQQVRDGGYDISNDSRFFKNFKRGIGSNIQGFLPEIDSQTISFERVGELFLTGIVDAIRQIPMTVDALVFTVPVDSFESYRHWLGKVSQSLDVEQVQLLDEPTAAALGYGQADQELLLVIDLGGGTLDLSLVRLEGSANKKPLGFILKWGQKSFAESSGQRVKTARVLAKAGQNLGGSDIDNWLVDYFTQTQGLPKTPLTTRLAERLKIQLSLHSQATEVYFDDQTLDSYELALTREEFETILTGAQFFEMLDDSIGKVFQQARRQGIEVSDINAVLLVGGSAQIPAVQTWIQQYFKPDKIRCEKPFEAISHGALQLSQGTKIEDFLYHSYGVRYWNRRDNCHNWHPIIKSGQPYPMTTPVELVLGASIDNQPSIELILGELGDETGGTEVYFDGDRLITRRLDQRQIVQSLNDTQGGRTIAQLTPLGNPGSDRIKVLFQVDEKRFLRITVEDLLTNRMLLDNQVVVQLS
- the dtd gene encoding D-aminoacyl-tRNA deacylase — translated: MRVIIQRVNASEVRVNGEIIGQIKRGLNLLVGIAETDTEIELNWMARKCLELRLFPDPETNTGKWEKSVQEIGGELLVISQFTLYGDCRKGRRPSFDRSAPPDQAQNLYQRFIEQLRLSGLKVETGKFGAMMQVLIENDGPVTLTLEKEANP
- a CDS encoding CobW family GTP-binding protein — protein: MQSAVTPNTELTMDDPKRGMPVTIITGFLGSGKTTLLNHILSNQQGIKTAVLVNEFGEIGIDNELIINTDENNTMVELSNGCVCCTINEDLVNAVYKVLERSEKVDYMVVETTGLADPLPVALTFLSTELRDMTRLDSIVTLVDCANFSLDLFNSEAANSQIIYGDIIVLNKTDLVDEADVDLLEIRIRDMKKDSRILRTHNSQVPLPLVLSVGLFESDKYFNPESDSHDDDHDHEHDHEHQDHVCDEQCDHDPDHEHHHEHHHHHNHDHDHAHHHHSNHLENDGFTSLSFQSDQPLSLRKFQYFLDNQLPASVFRAKGILWFDESPKRHIFHLSGKRFSIDGDEWKGEPKNQLVLIGQGLDHETLNFQINNCLCLPSTSRGKGFGK
- a CDS encoding glycosyltransferase family 4 protein, which produces MRIHVEGWRSFPHSYSITNQFQLLEMLKRSPLELTHEDIPGLKPEWQPFTGLLNQELETHLQHIPQAINPAVDVTLRVYQPFNFQSSRSQKTLVYATAPWGILINSSLPLKPLFHLKNQSLNSDVTVITPSEWSREGLIRSGLNPQQVIVIPWGVDPTIYHPLNETERIGLRKKWGWDDYFIFFHVGSLQDQDGIKPILRAFTQIAARYPQARLVLKGSALFQNSDQWLTHAIQEVLTEEQVADIKPKIAYLNQPLSCTALAQLYQISDAYLAADVATAFNLSVLEAAASGLPIICSSGGATAEIINEQFSLKINSQFKTRIIQNQSRFFIHPSWEHLVELMQEVIENSQWREQAKKIAPEWIAERYTWKHTVDKILEISQKETPISWGTPINNIPLSLSSPHSILVEGWRDIPHSYSFINSYQLLEMLKYPALQVFHQDIPYVTSDWKPSKQLLNVEAQDLLDRIPVLETGQKTDVTLRIYCPFNLTASASKKTAIFGCTEWGIVPRSILNGMKIDCFREAHRNSDTLIITSSHWSREGFIRSGAVPERVVVIPLGVDPQIYHPTSEEKRQELRQLFGWNDCFIFLNIGVMWNERQGIDRILKAFARLTEKYPEARLVLKGRDAIFPSKDYLKKATKDSLNDAEIQRVSSRLRYIGNNLSSLEMAQLYQAADAYVSPYSAEGFNLPVLEAIATGVPVICTDGGPTDDFTNETLVYKIRSTFEEITLKTGETRFFLEPDQDHLLELMETVIEKGNLYQTLQKIGPNFVAQKFTWKIIVEQLLKVLFHNL